One stretch of Cygnus olor isolate bCygOlo1 chromosome 1, bCygOlo1.pri.v2, whole genome shotgun sequence DNA includes these proteins:
- the LOC121063686 gene encoding sialidase-like: MATVSLIRPEPRAAHSLSGEQLSQEAAARLGARWSSRSEDLEHTMEQQNKDHSQPAEGQQRVQERRQFLLQMEKLQDMKTLPHSGVRQEERIHLPAMPPFPRQAATQAAAPKQARAAQTSSSERVTCKLPRLQATASASSAAGRAKALGTEAHSHQELLPPLPCISGERDKAVRAGSRERGPHSPVAPDEDMEYTVRSFVSTVIRNALACNEEANSKARLSPSGRGPGTKGYRTPPLTTAVPQNGKKKSQHSSKSSPAAPAEEIEDPVKAFVSAAINSAIARNQGAMREARLSPLGRRPRSKGRITPPLLTAVPQNWKKSQHPAKNSPAASAEDMEDPVKAFVSSVISSAIACNEGATREAELPPLCRGPRSKGHRTPPLLTAVPQDWKKSRQAAPHCPTDSFAALRDTAQSLVSEVLAKTMAESWEHGQRPAELVDLAHTGCTVTSTRAVEVQTDTDSRWTTALPGRHHQARSGKPAAGRDPAPASPDRGEKQGQQRQIHIKPRQGSGKDGTSQGRGRKERGPERWDEEEEIIIFNSWINPSFPSLFQEPQAFPQKVCSSPSSVDREAAAQEAEPPTRVSLGSPDTETSPACLEERHGTPLTATAPAESRPASPPSAPAFEDERYRAPPQTRGEEIVIFNSWINPRFPSLLQEPQAFPQEEGSSSSSVDTEAAAEAAEPPTSASLGSLEPTDTAPSAAPLAEGPGEERHGTPLTATAPAESRPASPPSAPAFEDEGKRAPPLIRGAPESKPSACPTPSEHSTAVMAESQGRAQLASSACDEDLYETARIIVSAVLRHAVAMSQGATSKAPTAPSATGPRVPPPTAEPVDCTSSASALAGGAVGEATEAPLTAAAAPQEEVASPMTADLLREDITDLSPAAADEAGAAATPLAMVPGHQVAAEQGGQAQSSSCTRDTPADEPATSQTQAPSQGLLAGPVQRNEQHQGLGILDLAQAPARQPRPSRVRRALRALRRAFCCSCIAGQRE; encoded by the exons ATGGCAACGGTGTCCCTTATAAGGCCCGAGCCCCGGGCTGCCCATTCACTCTCAGGAGAGCAGCTCtctcaggaggcagcagctcgcCTGGGTGCCCGTTGGAGTTCTCGGTCAGAGGACCTGGAGCACACCATGGAGCAGCAGAATAAGGATCACTCCCAGCCCGCTGAAGGGCAGCAGAGGGTACAGGAGCGGCGCCAG TTTCTCTTGCAGATGGAGAAGCTGCAAGACATGAAGACGCTGCCACACAGTGGGGTGCGGCAGGAAGAGAGAATCCATCTGCCAGCCATGCCGCCTTTCCCAAGGCAGGCAGCGactcaggcagcagcacccaagcAAGCGCGTGCAGCACAGACATCGTCATCTGAAAGGGTCACTTGCAAGCTGCCCCGTCTACAAGCAACAGCCTCTGCAtcttcagctgcaggaagggcaaAGGCGTTGGGCACAGAGGCCCACAGCCACCAAGAGCTTCTGCCACCTCTTCCGTGCATCTCTGGTGAGAGGGACAAGGCAGTGAGGGCAGGGAGCCGGGAACGTGGCCCACACAGCCCTGTGGCCCCTGACGAGGACATGGAGTACACAGTACGGTCCTTCGTCTCCACAGTCATAAGAAACGCTCTAGCCTGCAACGAGGAAGCCAACAGCAAAGCAAGGCTTTCTCCCTCAGGCAGAGGTCCCGGGACCAAAGGCTACAGAACACCACCTCTCACCACAGCAGTGCCccaaaatgggaagaagaagagTCAGCACTCGTccaaaagcagccctgcagcccctgccgAAGAAATTGAAGACCCAGTAAAGGCCTTTGTCTCCGCTGCCATTAACAGTGCCATAGCCCGGAACCAGGGAGCCATGAGGGAGGCAAGGCTTTCTCCCTTGGGCAGACGTCCCAGGAGCAAAGGCCGCATAACACCACCACTCCTCACAGCAGTGCCCCAGAACTGGAAGAAGAGTCAGCACCCTGCcaaaaacagccctgcagcctccgcCGAGGACATGGAAGACCCAGTAAAGGCCTTCGTCTCCAGTGTCATTAGCAGTGCTATAGCCTGCAACGAGGGAGCCACGAGGGAGGCAGAGCTTCCTCCCTTGTGCAGAGGTCCCAGGAGCAAAGGCCACAGAACAccacctctcctcacagcagtaCCCCAGGATTGGAAGAAGAGTCGGCAGGCTGCCCCACACTGCCCCACAGACTCTTTCGCAGCACTGCGGGACACAGCACAGTCCCTTGTGTCTGAAGTCCTGGCAAAGACAATGGCTGAAAGCTGGGAACACGGCCAACGGCCTGCAGAACTGGTGGACCTGGCACACACGGGGTGCACAGTGACATCAACAAGAGCAGTCGAGGTCCAGACAGACACGGACAGCAGGTGGaccactgctctgccagggcGCCATCACCAGGCACGTTCAGGAAAACCGGCTGCCGGCAGGGACCCTGCACCAGCAAGCCCAGACAGGGGTGAGAAGCAAGGGCAGCAGAGACAGATACACATCAAACCCAGGCAGGGGAGCGGCAAGGATGGGACAAGCCAGGGCCggggcaggaaagaaagaggtcCTGAGAGAtgggatgaagaggaagaaattatcATCTTCAACTCCTGGATAAACCCCAGCTTCCCCAGCCTCTTCCAGGAGCCACAGGCCTTTCCCCAGAAAGTGTGCAGCTCACCCAGCAGCGTGgacagggaggctgcagcacaagaagcagaacCCCCAACAAGAGTCTCTCTTGGCTCACCGGACACTGAAACATCGCCTGCTTGCCTGGAAGAGAGGCACGGCACGCCTCTCACCGCAACAGCACCGGCAGAGAGCAGGCCAGCAAGTCCTCCGTCAGCCCCTGCTTTTGAAGATGAGCGCTACAGAGCGCCTCCCCAGACACGTGGG gaagagattGTCATCTTCAACTCCTGGATCAACCCCAGgttccccagcctcctccaggaaCCACAGGCCTTTCCCCAGGAAGAGGGCAGCTCATCCAGCAGCGTGGACAcggaggctgcagcagaagcagcagaaccCCCAACAAGCGCCTCTCTTGGCTCACTGGAGCCCACGGACACTGCACCATCAGCTGCTCCCCTGGCAGAAGGTCCAGGGGAAGAGAGGCACGGCACGCCTCTCACCGCAACAGCACCGGCGGAGAGCAGGCCAGCAAGTCCTCCATCAGCGCCTGCTTTTGAAGATGAGGGGAAGAGAGCGCCTCCCCTGATACGTGGGGCTCCAGAATCAAAGCCATCAGCCTGTCCCACCCCCAGTGAGCACAGCACTGCGGTGATGGCTGAGAGCCAGGGACGTGCCCAACTTGCCTCCAGTGCCTGTGACGAAGATCTGTATGAAACAGCCCGGATCATCGTCTCTGCAGTCCTACGCCATGCTGTAGCCATGAGCCAGGGAGCCACGAGCAAGGCACCAACTGCTCCCTCGGCCACAGGACCCAGGGTGCCTCctcccacagcagagcctgTAGACTGTACATCCTCGGCCTCTGCCTTGGCTGGAGGTGCTGTAGGGGAAGCCACGGAAGCCCCTCTCACTGCAGCAGCGGCGCCACAAGAAGAAGTGGCTTCTCCTATGACTGCAGATCTTCTCAGGGAGGACATCACAGATCTcagtccagcagcagctgatgaagcaggagcagcagctacTCCCTTGGCTATGGTTCCGGGGCACCAG GTTGCCGCCGAGCAGGGAGGCCAAGCGCAgtcctcctcctgcaccagAGATACGCCAGCGGATGAGCCAGCAACGTCCCAGACACAAGCACCGTCCCAGGGTCTGTTGGCCGGGCCTGTTCAGCGCAACGAGCAGCACCAAGGACTAG GCATCCTTGACCTCGCACAAGCCCCAGCGCGCCAGCCACGGCCCTCCCGCGTCAGGAGGGCACTTCGGGCTCTGCGCagggctttctgctgcagctgcatcgCAGGACAGCGAGAGTAG